The DNA segment GCGGGCGGAGTCGGCGGCCTCGGTCAGGATGTGGCGCAAGTCGGCGTCGTCCTCCATACCGGGCGGCACGACGACCCGCGAGTCTTTCTCGGGCACGTAGCGCTGGGACAGCTGCGAGTAGGAGAAATGGCGGTGGCGGACCAGCTCGTGGGTGCACGATCGCGAGATGCCGGTGATGTAGAACGACACGCTGGCGTGCTCGAGCACCGAGAAATGTCCGACGTCGATGATGTGCCGGATGTAGCCGGCGTTGGTCGCGGTCTTCGGATTGGGCTTGGACCAGCTCTGATAGCAGGCCCGGCCGGCGAACTCGACCAGCGCCTCTCCACCGTCGGCGTCGGTGGTCCAGGGCACGTCCGGTGGGGCCAAGAAGTCGGTCTTGGCGATCAGTTGCACGCGCAGCGGCGCGGTCTCGGCCACGGCGCTCACCTTAACGCGGGTGAACTGGCCGCAATGAGACGAGTTCGGTGTGGCAGGTCAGGACCGA comes from the Mycobacterium shinjukuense genome and includes:
- the thyX gene encoding FAD-dependent thymidylate synthase, which codes for MAETAPLRVQLIAKTDFLAPPDVPWTTDADGGEALVEFAGRACYQSWSKPNPKTATNAGYIRHIIDVGHFSVLEHASVSFYITGISRSCTHELVRHRHFSYSQLSQRYVPEKDSRVVVPPGMEDDADLRHILTEAADSARATYTELLTKLQAKFAEQPNAVLRRKQARQAARAVLPNATETRIVVTGNYRAWRHFIAMRASEHADVEIRRLAIECLRQLAGVAPAVFADFEVTTLADGTEVATSPFATEA